In Colletotrichum higginsianum IMI 349063 chromosome 1, whole genome shotgun sequence, the DNA window CAAGTGGGCCGTTTTGGAGGCGGATTCCACGTCTACGAGATCTCGAAGGAAAGTTATAAAGGCTTCAAAAAGGTATTCTCGCCTCTCGCCTACCCCAAAAGAAAAACACCAAGAGTCTATGCCAGGACTAACGTCCTCTCTGGGGGTATTTGCCATCACCCTCGTTTACACCCCCGCTTCCCTTTTCACGAAGCTCGCTCTCCTCTGGATCGTCATCAGGGTCTTCGGGTTGCACAAGAAGACGATCATCGGAACCTATTCAATCATCTTTCTCCTGACTGGATATACCATCCCCGTCATGTTCCTGAAGGGGTTCATATGCCGGCCCCTCGCCGGCTTCTGGGACTCGGCCGTCAAGACCACCTGCTACAACCAGCGCGCCATCCTGCTGGCCGATACCGTCGTCAGCGCCATCACCGACATGGCCGTCCTGTGCATCCCGATACCAGTGGCCGTGACCCTCCGGATGTcgtggaagaagaggctcAAGGTCATCGCCATGCTGAGCTCCGGGGGGATTgccacggcggcgagcatTATACGGCTGGTTCTCGTAATCAAGCTACAGAACTCGCATGATGAAACGATCGACCTCATCCGGTTCAACCTCCTCGGGTATGCACCGCAagctttctttttttcccccctttccaaCTCCGTCTCGCCGAAAGTATCGTCTGCAGGGACTGACTGATTGTGTCAGTACGGCGGAAGTGAGCATAGGCCTGATATGCGCGTGTCTTCCCGCCGTCAACATACTCTTTCTGCGCGGGTTCGAACGCGCGACGGACTCGAGCCGGGGCACCCTCGGCAGCATCATCGAGTTCAAGTTCCTCAGAGGCAGCAGGCTTCGGACCCAACAATTAACAACGACAGAAGTCGCGCCCGATACTGCCCGCGAGGACGTTCCCGTCGTTCGTCCAGGTCCGACGCAAGAGGCGAGAGAAGACTACATTTTCTCCGTTGAAAGAATTAGCCGTCCCCCTCCAGCGACACTGCAAGGGGACCCCGAGACTGGGGAGTCGCGGGATGATTGGTACTCCAATGTAATGGCTTCACCCTTCTCAGAGCCTGGATCCCCGGACTGGGCTCGAAAAGGTGTTGAGTAATCGGTCGGATCATATCATACCGGTTGGAATGCAAAGTCTTCTTCTATCGAGTCAGTTGTAGATATTTCGTCGGGATCAAAACAATCGTGGTCCCTGTATATTGGCCACATGGCATATAGGGCTTGTTCATTGGCGGGAGAAAATGACCGTTCTTCACGAGCCATAGCGTTCATCCCAGCCCCAGCCCTAGGCCTCCTAAACAGAATATGGCGGCACATGTGGCCTTATGCGAGGCACCCTTCGCAGCGTCGGAGCGAAGCTGGGAAGCATGGATGAGGTCAAGCTCTCGTCTCAAGTGTTTCCTCGTTGACGCGGGCCAGTAGTTGTCAAGGCGGGATGTAAGAAGCATTTCGGCTGCTGATTCGAACAAAGGAGACATATATAATTAGATCTAGACACATTCTAAGGGTATTTGGTCATAATGAATCATCCTTGAAGACATCATAGACAAACAGGGAACCATAACGAAAGCCATAAAACCATAACACGTAAAAGCTTTTACATCACATGCAATCCCCCCGCCTCAACACAACGCAACGCACGCACGCAAATCACTCGTCAAAAGCtactcgtcgtcgctctcgGAGCTGgactcgtcatcctcctcatcatcgtcgtcgtctgggGGAAACAATACGTCAGCAAAAACAACGTCCACGCAAGGTCATATAGAGCCGCTGTTGCGAGCCAACTTACCATCGGCCGGGGTCTTGTTCTCGACAACGTCGTTGGTCTTGACGCGGACCTGCTTGTAGTGGACGGGGTCGGTCTTCaggtcctcgccctcgacggtgacggcggcgccgccgtcctggaCGTACTCCTTCAGGTCCGCGaagagctcgtcgccgaacGCGCCCGACTTCTTGGCGCGGGTGAtgagctggccgacgacgctggCGGCCATCTTGGCGGGCGTGTTGAGGATCTTgtcgaggacctcgcggTGGCCGAAGCCGCACTTGGCGTGGGGGTCCTCGACCGGGGCACCCTCGGGCTGGGTCTCGCGGAAGCGCAGGCCGGGGGTCTGGTAGCGGCGGATGCGGACCTCGCCGTAGGCccgggcgaggtcgacggcgctgACCTTGATCTTGGCGGGCTCCGGGGGCGGCCACAGCTTGGACTTGGTCAGGCCCATGATGGCggagccgaggaggagctgctcgcagtcctcggcggtgccgtcgtcggtgccggcgtGGCAGTAGCggacctcctcgcccgggTAGCACGAGGGgttgaggaggcggtggacGGGGTTGCTGACGGCCTTGATgatcttctcgacggcctcggcgcgggcggcggccagcatgccgacgacctcgtccgagacGGGCTGGTCCCTCCAAGGGCGGCCCTTGgagtcgaggagggcgccgtcggtgCCGACGCGGGACTTGaaggcggccttggccagcACACGGCTGAACCAGCGGGCCTCGCCAAAGACCCAGCTGAGGACGAGCgtcttgtcctcgtcgttgcGGGCGCCGGCCATGAGGACGTGGCGGTTCAGGGCGACGACCCAGTCCTTCATGAAGGGGACGAGCAGGTGGGTGGCGGCGTACTTGTCCGAGGCCAGGGCGAGGTCGTAgagctcgccgacgttgGGCATGGCCGGCAGCTCGTGGAACTTGAAGTGGGCGATGGAGAAGAGCACGTCGAGGCCGCTGGCCGTGTCGGCGGCCGAGtgcagctcgaggacggGGGCCGTGTTCTTGGCGAGCAGGTCCTTCCAGACGCGGGAGGCGGACGCGAGGGCCGCGGACCGGACCGAgtagacgacgacggcgccgttggaCTCGCGGACCTTGATGTGgaggtcggcgtcctcgtgGTACGAGATCCTCTTGTCGGCATCGGGGGTCGCGGGGCGAGGGGGCAGGATGGCAACGCGAGTCGCGAGCTGGGCGCCCTGGGGCTCGCGGGTCTCGGCCGtgttcttctcgtcgtcgtcctcatcctcggacgaggagtcttcggcatcgtcctcggcggtCTGGGCAGTCTCGGCCACGGACACGGCCTTGGGCTGAGCAGCAGCGGTCTCGGttgcggcagcggcagcggcagcggcgggcgtctccttctcctcgggcACGGTTGTAGGCGTggtcttctcctcggcgacggaggTGACGGCAGGCTCCTTGTTGTCGAGGAAGCTCTTTTCCCTGCCGGGCATGGCGGTCATGGGTCGTGGTgtctcggcatcgccgttgTTGGACTGGACCAGAGACGGGATGCTGCGGGACGAGTCGGAGCGCTTCATGAAGTATCCGTCCTTGACGGGCCCAAAGGTAGGAGTGGGAGGCGTGGACGTGGCATTTTCGTTGGTGGTCTTGGTCGTAGGGGCTCTGCGATGGATGTTAGAACGGGGATTCTTCGCGAACGCCGGGGTTTACTGCAGCTATAACAATAATTTGGGCCGACTCAGGTTCCAGGAGGCGAACGAGCTGAGGCAATACTGTAGAGGCATGGAAAGCGTAGGAGGGTGTGGATATAGGTATCGTAAAAGCAAAGCAGAGGAACGCTACCGAAGGGAGGAGATTCGGGCGGGCACAGAAGGCGGCCGTGGAGGCATCAAGACTCTTTTAGGATGTCGCAAGATGGGCGACATGGAGCGGCGCCCTCCTTGAGGGCCATCCGTCCTCGCATGATCGCTCGACCAGTAGCGATATCCGTACTGGCCGAAGGAGTCAGGCGCGTTACCCTCGGGTGGTGTTGGCGGACTACGAACACCCGCGTGTAAGAGAGTTGACGATGATTGGAggtgaggaggggggggggaggatgcAGGAGGGCCTTTGGGCCGTGTTGGGCTTTTGGCGATGCTTGACGATACGCGATGGCAAGTTGCACAACGACACGTCGAAAGCATGCAATGCGGCGGGACGAACTCGAGGCGTTgctcgagacggccgacCGTTGGACAGCAAatcgaggggagggggagggagaggccGTGGCAGCTTTGGTGGGTATCGTCAAAGCCGCGGCGCGCCCGCCATCGCATCCGGCCCCGTCGAAGCGGGGTGACCAAGGGTCCAGCAGAAAAGACAAGGGAGGGGGTGAAGCGACTCAAGCGAGCGAATGCTGACAGGGGTAGTGGTGGAGGATGGGAGGGGATGGgggcagaggaggaggagcagatAGATGAAGAGCGGTGAAGAAGTCCGCCGTGGCCCGGACAACTCGACAAGAGAgaaaacaaacaaacaaaacaaaacataCCTCTTGAAGCGGTtgttgaggaagaggaagccgCTTCCGGACTTGCGACGTTCGGGGTCTTGGCCAGAGGGCGTTCTCCGGTGAGACTCGAATATCGCGGGAGACATGGTGAAGTGTGTGTGGTtagagaggaggaggaggaggaagagggggtaTCAACGGCCGTTATCTCGGAAAACGcaaaaagaggaagaagaagaaactcGGGAAAACACAAAACGAAAATCGTGACGCCACAGAGGGAGGAGAAAAAAGCAAGCTGACTGACTGCTGGACGTGGAGGCGGCAGTTTATGCAGGGTCTACAGATGAAGAAACCAGAGGGGAGAGCAGAAGTGCAAAGATGCAAAGCCAGGACTCGACGCTCACCTATATACTCTGTATGTCGTCTCGCTCGGtaagacacacacacacacacgaaGGGTGTTGTGTTAGTTGCGAGTATCCACCGGCGGTCTAACGcaacatcgccatcgccaaaCCCATGGGATGGGCATGTCGAGCGTCGTTGGAGTCGCCGAGGATACGGCCCACCAGACCAGCCAGAGtggctggccaactgaagccGAACCAAGATTAAACGGGAGGAGAAATGGGTGAACTATTGGGCACCAAAGCCGCATAGACGGAAAgactgtactctgtactctgtactctgtcTGTACTTTGGCGTCGACAATCACCGCCTCTGCCCGTCCGCTCTTGATTCTTCAC includes these proteins:
- a CDS encoding Integral membrane protein; the encoded protein is MSVQEGAFPPPDGKVASLGNPEDVLHSINLVSQILSITLITLFMVLRVYTKSIVAPPFHTDDCESNPVFAMSVPLMRTILMRRLRDVVDSISLITLVQVGRFGGGFHVYEISKESYKGFKKLALLWIVIRVFGLHKKTIIGTYSIIFLLTGYTIPVMFLKGFICRPLAGFWDSAVKTTCYNQRAILLADTVVSAITDMAVLCIPIPVAVTLRMSWKKRLKVIAMLSSGGIATAASIIRLVLVIKLQNSHDETIDLIRFNLLGTAEVSIGLICACLPAVNILFLRGFERATDSSRGTLGSIIEFKFLRGSRLRTQQLTTTEVAPDTAREDVPVVRPGPTQEAREDYIFSVERISRPPPATLQGDPETGESRDDWYSNVMASPFSEPGSPDWARKGVE
- a CDS encoding Nuclear pore protein; this translates as MKRSDSSRSIPSLVQSNNGDAETPRPMTAMPGREKSFLDNKEPAVTSVAEEKTTPTTVPEEKETPAAAAAAAATETAAAQPKAVSVAETAQTAEDDAEDSSSEDEDDDEKNTAETREPQGAQLATRVAILPPRPATPDADKRISYHEDADLHIKVRESNGAVVVYSVRSAALASASRVWKDLLAKNTAPVLELHSAADTASGLDVLFSIAHFKFHELPAMPNVGELYDLALASDKYAATHLLVPFMKDWVVALNRHVLMAGARNDEDKTLVLSWVFGEARWFSRVLAKAAFKSRVGTDGALLDSKGRPWRDQPVSDEVVGMLAAARAEAVEKIIKAVSNPVHRLLNPSCYPGEEVRYCHAGTDDGTAEDCEQLLLGSAIMGLTKSKLWPPPEPAKIKVSAVDLARAYGEVRIRRYQTPGLRFRETQPEGAPVEDPHAKCGFGHREVLDKILNTPAKMAASVVGQLITRAKKSGAFGDELFADLKEYVQDGGAAVTVEGEDLKTDPVHYKQVRVKTNDVVENKTPADDDDDDEEDDESSSESDDE